Genomic segment of Helicobacter sp. 12S02232-10:
TTGAAAAGCTCGAAAAAGAATTGAGTTCTATAGCTGTAGATATTGCTAAAGAAGTTATCATTAAAGAAGTGGAAACTAGTAGCCAAAAGGTTGCCCTTGCTTTAGCTAAAGAGCTTCTTTCAAGTATTGTTGATGCAACAGATATACATATTAAGGTCAATACGATTGATTATCCTTATTTGAATGAAAATCTCAAAGACTCACCTAAAATCAAAATTGAAGCTGATGATGCTATTGCCAAAGGAGGCGTGGTTATTACGTGTAGCACCGGCAATATTGATGGAAATTTGATGGCTCGTTACAGGACTCTTAAACAAAGCGTTTTAGACAATTTAAAGGCTTAAGATGAATTTTCTTGCTCCTCCAAAAAATCTTATTCTTTTGGATAAAGACATTCCTTATTTAAAAAAGCTTTGTGAAGATATACGCGGTAGAATTTTAGAAGTTGTTAGTGCTAATGGAGGTCATTTAAGTTCTACTTTGGGTGCTGTGGAATTGATTGTTGGAATGCATTCAGTATTTGATTGTATGGAAAATCCTTTTATTTATGATGTGAGTCATCAAGCATATGCACATAAGCTTATTACAGGAAGATGGAATGAATTTAGCACGCTTAGACAATTTGGAGGAATAAGCGGTTTTATTAAACCTTCTGAGTCTGTTTATGATTATTTTGTTGCAGGTCATAGTTCCACTTCTATTTCTATAGGAGTAGGTGTTGCTAAAGCATATGCCTTAGAGAATAAATCAGGTATGCCTATTGCATTAATCGGGGATGGAAGTATGAGTTCAGGATTGGTGTATGAAGCACTCAATGAACTTGGAGATAGAAAATATCCGATGATTATTCTTTTAAATGACAATGAAATGAGCATTGCTAAGCCGATTGGGGCAATCAGTAAATATCTTTCTCATTTGATTGCAAGTCCGATGTACCAGTCCTTAAAAGAGAGAATTAAAAAAATTTTGAGAAAAATGCCTGATAGCGCCTCTTACATTGCAAAACGCTTTGAAGAATCTTTTAAACTCATCACTCCAGGCATTTTATTTGAAGAAATGGGAATCAATTACATAGGTCCTATAAATGGGCACGATCTTGAAGAGATTATTTATTCTCTTAAGCTTGCCAAGGAATTTAAGGGTCCTGTTCTCATTCACGCTCAAACTATTAAAGGAAAAGGCTATGAAATAGCCGAAGGAAAATATGAAAAATGGCATGGTGTCGGTCCTTTTGATGTCGAGACAGGAAAATCTAAAAAATCATCTAGTATCAAAAGCCCTACAGAGATTTATTCTAAAGCTTTGTTGGAATTGGCCCAAGAGGATCAAAAAATCGTTGGAGTAACAGCTGCAATGCCTGGAGGTACGGGATTGGGTGTATTGATTGATAAATATCCCGATCGTTTTTGGGATGTCGCAATTGCTGAACAACACGCGGTTGCATCGATGGCAGCAATGGCGAAGGAGGGGTTTAAGCCTTTTGTTACGATTTATTCTACTTTTTTGCAACGTGCTTTTGATCAAATTGTCCATGATGTAGGGATTATGTCTTTGCCTGTAAAATTTGCCATTGATCGAGCTGGGATTGTCGGGGAAGATGGCGAAACACATCAAGGATTACTTGATATATCTTATCTACGTTCCGTTCCTAATATGGTTCTTTTTGCCCCACGTGACAATGTTTCATTGAAAAAAGCCGTTGCATTTGCTTCAAATTTTAATATTTCTCCGTGTGCTTTTCGTTATCCTAGAGGAAAATTTATTTTAGAAGAAGGCGTATTTGAGAATAAGGATTTTTTTATCGGTAAGTCTGAACTTTTGATTGATAATGGAGATATTCTTTTGGTAGGATATGGCAATGGTGTGGGTAGAGCATATGAAGTCTTAAAGCTTTTGAAAGAAAAAGGTATATCCTGTGCTTTGCTTGATTTGAGATTTCTCAAACCTTTGGATAGAGACTTAAAAGATATTTTACCAAAATATCAAATTATTTTTGTCTTTAGTGATAGCTACAAAATAAATGGCGTTGGATCTGCATTGCTTGAATATATGATGGAAGAAGATTTGAAATTGAGAATAGAGACTTTTGAAATTCCTGATAAATATATTCCTCACGGGAATACCGTTTTAATTGAAAAATCCGTTGGTTTAGATGTAGAAACCTTAACTATGAAAGTTTTGAACAGATTATCAAATCTATCGCAAAGACTCTCATAGCAACACTTTGATTTCTTTAAAAGAAATGAAAGCGTTGAAAAAACAAGAAATGCTATTGAAAAAAGTATAAATTGAATCCTGATTTTTTAACTGAAGCAATGGTATATGGGGCGGGAAGTGAGAATGAGTATGGAACACTTCTTTTAAAATAGATGGCAAATAAGTATTGGAATTTAATTTCTCTTGTCAGGTTATTTTTGCTAAAATCTAAACAAAAAGGATTTTGGGCGATGTTTAAAAAGATCTTAATTGCCAATCGGGGTGAAATAGCCGTTCGGATTATTCGCGCCTGTAATGATTTGCACGTCAAGAGCGTAGCGATTTATTCTGAAGCTGATAGGGATTCGTTGCATATTAAAATGGCAGATGAAGCTTATAAAGTAAGTGAAGAGCCGCTAAAGGGATATTTAGATCCCGATACTATTATTAAAATTGCCAAAGAAAGTAGTGCAGAAGCCATTCATCCAGGCTATGGGTTTTTGAGTGAAAATGCTGATTTTGCCAAAAAGGTTTTGGAAGCAGGTCTTGTATTTATAGGGCCAAGCCCAGAAGTGATTGCAAAAATGGGGGATAAAAATCAAGCACGAGCCTTGATGAGTGAAAATGGTATCCCAATCGTTCCAGGGACAAAGGTACTCAATCAGAACACTCAAGAGGAAATCAAGGGTTTTGCCGATAAAATTGGATATCCTGTTATTCTTAAAGCAAGTGCAGGTGGGGGAGGCAGGGGAATACGCGTAGTCTTTGAAGAAAAAGATTTGATGGATAGTTTTGAGGCTTGCAAACGTGAAGCTAAGGCATTTTTTAAAAATGAAGATATTTTTATGGAAAAATACATTCAGAATCCTCGCCATATCGAGTTTCAAATACTTGGTGATAACTATGGGAACGTCATTCATTTACTTGAGAGAGATTGTTCTATCCAACGCCGCCATCAAAAGCTCTTAGAAATTGCTCCAAGCCCTTTAATGGGAGAGGATTTACGTCGTAGAATGGGTGCTGCAGCTGTTATGGCAGCTAAAGTTTCGGGGTATAGTAATGCTGGAACAGTAGAATTTTTGCTTGATGAAACAAATAATTTTTATTTTATGGAGATGAATACTCGTATTCAAGTTGAACACGGTGTTACTGAAGAAATCACAGGATTAGATCTAGTTGCTAGACAAATCAGGATTGCAAGCGGAGAATTGCTTGAATTGCTTCAGAGTGACATCAAACCACAAGGTTTTGCTATTGAAGCAAGAATTAATGCCGAAGATGCAAGCAGAGATTTTGCTCCAAATCCAGGACGAATTATTGGATATTATCCTGCTTTGGGACCTTTTGTGAGAATAGACAGCTGTATTTATAAGGATTATGTCATTCCGCCTCATTATGATTCGATGGTGGCAAAGGTGATTGTGCGTGCCAGCAGTTATTCTCTGGCTGTTAATAAGATGATTCGGGCATTGGGTGAATTTAAGGTTGAGGGCATCAAGACAACTACGGAATTTTTGCTCAATATTTGCAGAGAGAAGAATTTTGGACGCGGCGATTTTGATACTTCCTATATAGAAACTCATCTTCAACATTTGATCCCTCAGGAGGTGAAAGATGAAATTTTTGTGGCTGTTGCGAACGCGATCGGTTTCAAATATGGATTGGAATGATTCATTTTGTGAGGTAGAGTGATGCGAGAGATTGTTTTGATCAATTCTAAAGAGAATCCCAAAGTAAAAACTTTAATTGTAAATAAGATTGAGCTTTTGCCTATTAGAAAATCTATTATAGAGCAACATATTGATTTAAATAAAATTCAAAAGAGCGTGGATGCCTTGATTTTTACCTCAAAATATGCTTTTAAATCTTTACTGAAAAATATGCAGGAATACCCAGAATTAGAAGTTTTTAGACAGATACCAGCATTTGTAATTGGAGAAAATACGGCTCAAAAACTAAAAGAAGCTTGCTTTGGTGTAGAATATATCGGTCTAGATTCTCATGGAGCTGGTTTTTCAAGTGAAATTATTCCTTTGCTTAAAAACAGAAAACCTTTATATTTTCGTGCTAAAAAGATTGTTTCAGGGTTGGATGTGAAGCTTTGGGAGGCAAAAATTAAACTCAAACAAGTCATTGCTTATGAAAATAAAACTAGTATCATAGATAAAACTTTTAAACCACTGCCAAAATCTATCCTGATTTTTACTGCTCCAAGTCATTATTTGGCTTTTAAACAGAACTTTGGTTGGGATGGAAGCTATAGTGCGGTGGCTATCGGGATGACTACTTTTGGGGTTTTTGATAGTGAGGTGGAAGGATTTGTAAGCCCAACTCAAAGCATAGATAGTTGTATAGAATTTGCCAAAGAATTGGCATTAAAACTTCCTTAAGGATTAGAAAGGGTAAAAATGGATTTTGTTTTAGCTGCGATGGGTGGAGCGATAGGCAGTGTCTTAAGGTATTTTCTTTCTAAAGTGCTACCTTTAAAATTTTTGGTGTGGGGTACATTTCCTTTGGGGACT
This window contains:
- a CDS encoding uroporphyrinogen-III synthase is translated as MREIVLINSKENPKVKTLIVNKIELLPIRKSIIEQHIDLNKIQKSVDALIFTSKYAFKSLLKNMQEYPELEVFRQIPAFVIGENTAQKLKEACFGVEYIGLDSHGAGFSSEIIPLLKNRKPLYFRAKKIVSGLDVKLWEAKIKLKQVIAYENKTSIIDKTFKPLPKSILIFTAPSHYLAFKQNFGWDGSYSAVAIGMTTFGVFDSEVEGFVSPTQSIDSCIEFAKELALKLP
- a CDS encoding acetyl-CoA carboxylase subunit A yields the protein MFKKILIANRGEIAVRIIRACNDLHVKSVAIYSEADRDSLHIKMADEAYKVSEEPLKGYLDPDTIIKIAKESSAEAIHPGYGFLSENADFAKKVLEAGLVFIGPSPEVIAKMGDKNQARALMSENGIPIVPGTKVLNQNTQEEIKGFADKIGYPVILKASAGGGGRGIRVVFEEKDLMDSFEACKREAKAFFKNEDIFMEKYIQNPRHIEFQILGDNYGNVIHLLERDCSIQRRHQKLLEIAPSPLMGEDLRRRMGAAAVMAAKVSGYSNAGTVEFLLDETNNFYFMEMNTRIQVEHGVTEEITGLDLVARQIRIASGELLELLQSDIKPQGFAIEARINAEDASRDFAPNPGRIIGYYPALGPFVRIDSCIYKDYVIPPHYDSMVAKVIVRASSYSLAVNKMIRALGEFKVEGIKTTTEFLLNICREKNFGRGDFDTSYIETHLQHLIPQEVKDEIFVAVANAIGFKYGLE
- the dxs gene encoding 1-deoxy-D-xylulose-5-phosphate synthase, with translation MNFLAPPKNLILLDKDIPYLKKLCEDIRGRILEVVSANGGHLSSTLGAVELIVGMHSVFDCMENPFIYDVSHQAYAHKLITGRWNEFSTLRQFGGISGFIKPSESVYDYFVAGHSSTSISIGVGVAKAYALENKSGMPIALIGDGSMSSGLVYEALNELGDRKYPMIILLNDNEMSIAKPIGAISKYLSHLIASPMYQSLKERIKKILRKMPDSASYIAKRFEESFKLITPGILFEEMGINYIGPINGHDLEEIIYSLKLAKEFKGPVLIHAQTIKGKGYEIAEGKYEKWHGVGPFDVETGKSKKSSSIKSPTEIYSKALLELAQEDQKIVGVTAAMPGGTGLGVLIDKYPDRFWDVAIAEQHAVASMAAMAKEGFKPFVTIYSTFLQRAFDQIVHDVGIMSLPVKFAIDRAGIVGEDGETHQGLLDISYLRSVPNMVLFAPRDNVSLKKAVAFASNFNISPCAFRYPRGKFILEEGVFENKDFFIGKSELLIDNGDILLVGYGNGVGRAYEVLKLLKEKGISCALLDLRFLKPLDRDLKDILPKYQIIFVFSDSYKINGVGSALLEYMMEEDLKLRIETFEIPDKYIPHGNTVLIEKSVGLDVETLTMKVLNRLSNLSQRLS